From Halotia branconii CENA392, the proteins below share one genomic window:
- a CDS encoding putative baseplate assembly protein produces MPASPKIDNRDFETILQEIRKLIPFYTPEWIVSERKDSGLALVKIFAHMFTGTLHQLNLVPEKNFIAFLDMLGVKLLPAVQSRAPVTFKLSDGARTTVLIPAKTQMTAQPVRGGDSIVFETERNIVATPAKLVDVYSVNNKEDDIFLAPPNFLAIEKRTPFSARLVQDAQLKDTNLFLDHTSELKVGDILKIGETHTLSSIEYVEVDKISDNQVTIKNKLNAKYYTDTLVKKVLVFELFTGMNRQEHILYLGHQEIFKITASVQITLEITGSQIKLLDSNSNLVQWEYWGGQENKPFEWHEFDSCTFESGKIILNKKNNDEITEIEVNSIKSRWIRCITVNKLPEKNLPLIKDIKITSTTLTAGETTTELSPDTTAPAASTLDYCLIFNNLQYQDKTKESKTSKDFQPFQPLSDDKHQTLYLGFDAPPVKGPISIFLALEIQAYIKANMPRISWEYYRRQNGKGEWARLDVADGTNNLTQSGIVEFIGADDFAQTLRFSKSLYWIRAVDINDKFKSPEKIVAKDNQLKGFVPAPKIKGIYLNTTWASQTQSINNEILGSSDGRAEQTFKLFKFPVIAEEIWVDELSALSADERKELLGKPYVKEVKDGEDNTIGFWIKWQPQEELLESTSVDRHYEIDRTFGVIKFGNGIQGAIPPIGAANIIANYQFGGGERGNVGSFAIKNLTSSIAYIDSVTNPEPAEGGSDTELLEKALERGSYILKHRNRAVAKEDFERLTYQASPSIARVKCLPNFNDEKKSQVGWVSVIVIPKSSKAEPQPSLQLRQTVEKYLQNHAANVVISPKHLHVCGPTYLKINIQATLIAAEVDAVPFVEQMATQKLKAFLHPLTGGDFGQGWEFERLPCLSDFYTLLGSIPDLDRVDSLSMTVKDTDTDRIWQITPDSPIANNKISYAFALVCNGKHQIDVKANINSKVIVS; encoded by the coding sequence ATGCCAGCATCGCCAAAAATTGACAATAGAGATTTTGAAACGATTCTCCAAGAAATTCGGAAGTTAATACCTTTCTACACTCCAGAATGGATAGTCTCTGAACGTAAAGATTCAGGTTTAGCACTAGTTAAAATTTTTGCTCATATGTTTACAGGTACACTTCACCAACTCAACTTAGTACCTGAGAAAAATTTTATTGCTTTCCTGGATATGCTTGGTGTCAAACTATTACCAGCCGTACAGTCTCGCGCACCTGTAACGTTTAAACTGAGTGATGGTGCGAGGACAACAGTCTTAATTCCGGCTAAGACTCAAATGACTGCTCAACCAGTAAGAGGAGGTGACTCTATCGTTTTTGAGACTGAAAGGAATATCGTAGCTACTCCAGCTAAACTAGTTGATGTCTACAGTGTCAATAACAAAGAGGATGATATTTTCCTTGCACCTCCAAATTTTTTAGCAATAGAAAAACGTACTCCCTTCTCTGCTAGGTTAGTCCAGGATGCACAGCTAAAAGATACAAACTTATTTTTAGACCATACATCAGAGTTAAAGGTAGGAGATATACTCAAAATCGGAGAAACTCATACATTATCCAGTATTGAATATGTAGAAGTAGATAAAATTTCTGATAATCAAGTTACTATTAAAAACAAGCTTAATGCTAAGTATTACACAGATACTTTAGTAAAAAAAGTTTTAGTTTTTGAACTATTTACAGGCATGAATAGACAAGAACATATCCTGTATTTAGGCCATCAAGAGATTTTTAAGATTACAGCTAGTGTTCAGATAACATTAGAAATAACAGGTTCACAAATAAAACTTTTAGATTCTAATTCTAATTTAGTTCAATGGGAGTATTGGGGAGGTCAAGAAAATAAACCATTTGAGTGGCATGAATTTGATAGTTGTACCTTTGAGTCTGGTAAGATAATTTTAAACAAAAAGAATAATGATGAAATTACGGAAATAGAAGTTAACAGTATTAAAAGTCGCTGGATTCGTTGTATTACTGTTAATAAATTACCAGAAAAAAATTTACCACTAATCAAAGATATTAAAATAACATCTACAACTTTGACAGCAGGTGAAACAACCACAGAATTATCTCCTGATACGACGGCTCCCGCAGCTAGTACTTTAGACTATTGTCTCATTTTTAATAATTTACAATATCAGGATAAAACTAAAGAAAGTAAAACTAGTAAAGATTTCCAGCCCTTTCAACCTCTAAGTGATGATAAACATCAAACTCTTTATTTAGGCTTTGATGCGCCTCCTGTAAAAGGCCCAATTAGTATTTTCTTGGCGCTAGAAATACAGGCTTATATTAAGGCAAATATGCCCCGCATAAGTTGGGAATATTACAGACGGCAAAACGGTAAGGGCGAGTGGGCTAGGCTAGATGTTGCAGATGGAACTAACAACTTAACTCAAAGTGGAATAGTTGAGTTTATAGGAGCAGATGATTTTGCTCAGACTCTACGCTTTAGTAAATCGCTTTATTGGATTCGGGCTGTTGATATCAACGATAAATTCAAGTCGCCAGAGAAAATAGTTGCTAAAGATAATCAGCTAAAAGGCTTTGTTCCTGCTCCTAAAATTAAAGGAATTTATTTAAATACAACATGGGCATCTCAAACACAGAGTATTAACAATGAAATTCTTGGTTCTAGCGATGGCAGAGCCGAGCAAACTTTCAAGTTATTTAAATTTCCTGTGATTGCAGAGGAGATTTGGGTAGATGAGTTGAGTGCTTTATCTGCGGATGAAAGAAAAGAACTGTTGGGTAAACCCTATGTTAAAGAAGTAAAAGATGGCGAAGATAATACCATAGGATTTTGGATTAAATGGCAGCCACAAGAAGAACTGTTAGAATCCACTTCTGTTGACCGCCATTATGAAATTGACCGGACTTTTGGGGTGATTAAGTTTGGCAACGGTATACAAGGAGCAATCCCGCCAATAGGAGCAGCTAATATTATAGCTAATTATCAATTTGGTGGTGGAGAACGAGGTAATGTTGGCAGCTTTGCAATCAAAAATTTAACAAGTTCTATTGCTTATATTGATAGCGTTACTAACCCAGAACCTGCTGAAGGTGGTTCAGATACCGAATTATTAGAAAAGGCTCTAGAGCGTGGTTCATATATTTTGAAACATCGCAACCGCGCCGTAGCAAAAGAAGATTTTGAACGACTGACCTATCAAGCTTCACCCAGCATTGCACGAGTCAAATGCTTGCCTAATTTTAATGATGAAAAAAAGAGTCAAGTCGGTTGGGTGAGTGTGATTGTTATTCCCAAGAGCAGCAAAGCAGAACCGCAACCATCATTACAGCTAAGACAAACAGTAGAGAAATACCTACAAAACCATGCTGCAAATGTTGTCATTTCACCCAAACATCTTCATGTCTGTGGCCCGACTTACCTCAAGATTAACATTCAAGCAACGCTGATTGCAGCTGAAGTGGATGCAGTACCTTTTGTAGAGCAGATGGCAACGCAAAAGCTCAAAGCATTTCTGCATCCATTAACTGGTGGTGACTTTGGTCAAGGCTGGGAATTTGAACGCCTACCTTGTTTGTCTGATTTTTATACTTTGTTGGGTTCCATCCCTGACCTAGATCGTGTTGATTCTTTATCTATGACTGTTAAAGATACAGATACTGACCGTATTTGGCAGATAACGCCTGATAGTCCGATCGCTAATAACAAAATTTCCTATGCATTTGCATTAGTTTGTAACGGCAAACATCAAATTGATGTTAAAGCCAACATCAATTCAAAAGTTATTGTTAGTTAA
- a CDS encoding putative baseplate assembly protein: protein MTLPSPRLDDKTFAQLMEDARKLIPRYAPEWTDHNTHDPGITFLELFAWLTELQRYYLDQVRDENYLKFLKLVGIRLKDIVSATTDVKFSFIDRGELVPILIPQGTKLTTNEQVIFETDTSLLIVPDSLQKVISSCKSGRQDNREASNRQGLSFFAFGENAEVGSCLYLGFKLYVFDWDNIFSVGFNIDSERLKQFLEIYLGFNWVRNIDNEAIYKNDDGTQIILIYGEQRLTLELDEINNQVKLTFNEAVIDEICLIVVNEDNRRRIYGQPFPIDKSIALTFNLFEGYPVKRGKYKEEFVKIIPSATLAWEYWGSDRLWKKLDVNCDETLNLSQSGRLWFTVPQDLSVRNLFPFTEQLFWLRAVVKEAGYELPPKINNILLNTISVTEKNTLSEVTIHSSHYQTIQSFPASYLALIGENVIQVKQFTLTLTLLFFNSRLKLLQPIFWLAVVLCYEFEMQHGYWKDWQNYRLEKNQITGTITVTFRRKVPPKGKNNIRLISYLEQFDEQRFLGKSNGLPSQSFSLKHFAIVSESFKIQLKQQIENDYLWKDWIQVKDFDASSPEDPHYVLDAENGKIYFGDGINGDIPPVLDDDYSICIVSCQTSDGEKGNVEAKTINQIFDPVSTLVNTEFICPTKLTVENQRATSGGAPLETLEKAKLRARKSLKQINKAVTSEDFELLALSTPGLRIARVKAIAPPATEAKNLVKVVVIPYSETPIPAKPSSGFLQNVYQHLEPHRLITTKLEVIPPSYVEVKVKALLRVRSGFNPDEVCQQVNQSLIERFLHPLHGGFNGKGWQFGRAVYKSEVYKAIEDFNKGVDCVKTLDLSFQNTDQDTNVTLDKQGNIHISVHTLIYSNKHEIYYENQ, encoded by the coding sequence ATGACACTACCTTCACCCCGATTAGATGATAAAACTTTTGCCCAGTTAATGGAGGATGCGCGGAAATTAATTCCTCGTTATGCCCCTGAATGGACGGATCATAATACTCATGACCCTGGCATTACTTTTCTAGAGTTGTTTGCTTGGCTGACTGAACTCCAGCGTTATTATCTAGATCAAGTTAGGGATGAGAATTATCTTAAATTTCTCAAACTTGTTGGCATTCGACTGAAAGATATTGTCTCAGCGACGACTGATGTGAAATTTTCGTTTATCGATAGAGGGGAACTTGTACCGATTTTAATTCCCCAAGGAACAAAGTTAACTACTAACGAACAGGTCATATTTGAGACTGATACTTCTTTGCTAATAGTTCCAGATAGTCTACAAAAGGTGATTAGTTCTTGTAAATCAGGACGGCAGGACAATAGGGAGGCAAGTAATCGACAAGGGCTTTCGTTTTTTGCTTTTGGTGAAAATGCTGAAGTTGGTAGTTGTCTTTATCTTGGTTTTAAATTATATGTATTCGACTGGGATAATATTTTTAGTGTAGGTTTTAACATAGATAGCGAAAGACTTAAGCAGTTTTTAGAGATATATCTGGGATTTAATTGGGTTAGAAATATAGATAATGAAGCTATTTATAAAAATGATGATGGAACCCAAATTATTCTTATTTATGGCGAGCAACGGCTCACTTTAGAACTTGATGAAATTAACAATCAGGTGAAGCTGACTTTTAATGAAGCTGTTATAGATGAGATTTGTTTGATTGTCGTTAACGAAGATAATCGCAGGCGTATATATGGTCAACCTTTTCCTATAGATAAATCTATTGCTTTAACCTTTAACCTCTTTGAAGGTTATCCTGTTAAGCGAGGTAAATATAAAGAAGAATTTGTAAAAATTATTCCTTCAGCTACTCTTGCTTGGGAATATTGGGGTAGCGATCGCCTTTGGAAAAAACTTGATGTAAATTGTGATGAAACTCTAAATTTATCTCAGAGTGGTCGGCTGTGGTTTACAGTACCACAAGATTTGTCTGTGCGTAATCTTTTCCCTTTTACAGAACAACTTTTCTGGTTGCGAGCTGTTGTTAAAGAAGCAGGGTATGAACTACCACCCAAGATAAATAACATCTTGTTAAATACGATTTCAGTTACTGAAAAAAATACGTTGAGCGAAGTCACAATTCACTCTAGTCATTATCAAACTATTCAATCATTTCCAGCTTCCTATCTGGCACTGATAGGTGAAAATGTTATTCAAGTCAAACAATTTACTTTAACGCTGACGTTATTATTTTTTAACTCACGCTTAAAACTTCTACAGCCAATTTTCTGGTTAGCAGTTGTCTTATGTTACGAATTCGAGATGCAACATGGATACTGGAAAGATTGGCAAAATTATCGGTTAGAGAAAAATCAGATTACAGGAACAATAACAGTGACTTTTCGGCGCAAAGTTCCACCGAAAGGGAAGAACAATATCAGACTTATTTCTTATCTAGAACAATTCGACGAACAACGCTTCCTTGGTAAAAGCAATGGATTACCCAGTCAAAGTTTTTCACTTAAGCATTTTGCCATAGTTTCAGAAAGTTTTAAGATTCAACTTAAACAGCAAATTGAAAATGATTACCTCTGGAAGGATTGGATTCAAGTTAAGGACTTTGATGCTTCTAGTCCAGAAGACCCACATTATGTATTAGATGCTGAAAACGGTAAAATTTATTTTGGTGATGGTATTAATGGCGATATACCCCCAGTTTTAGATGATGACTATAGTATCTGTATAGTTTCTTGCCAAACAAGTGATGGTGAAAAAGGTAATGTCGAAGCTAAAACAATTAATCAAATTTTCGATCCTGTTTCTACTTTAGTAAATACAGAATTTATATGTCCTACCAAATTAACAGTAGAAAACCAAAGAGCTACCTCTGGGGGTGCGCCGTTAGAAACACTAGAAAAAGCCAAACTACGTGCTAGAAAAAGCTTAAAGCAAATAAACAAAGCTGTTACTTCTGAAGATTTCGAGTTATTGGCTCTTTCAACTCCCGGACTTCGCATAGCTAGAGTTAAAGCGATCGCTCCTCCAGCGACGGAAGCCAAAAATTTGGTCAAAGTAGTAGTTATACCTTATAGCGAGACTCCCATACCTGCAAAACCGAGTTCAGGATTTTTGCAAAATGTCTACCAGCATTTAGAACCACATAGGTTAATTACCACCAAATTGGAAGTTATTCCTCCAAGTTATGTTGAAGTTAAAGTGAAGGCTTTATTGCGAGTTCGTTCGGGATTTAATCCAGATGAAGTTTGTCAACAGGTCAATCAATCTTTGATTGAGCGATTTTTACATCCCTTGCATGGAGGATTTAATGGTAAAGGTTGGCAGTTTGGACGCGCCGTATATAAATCAGAAGTTTATAAAGCTATTGAAGATTTTAATAAAGGTGTAGATTGTGTAAAAACTTTAGATTTGTCTTTTCAAAATACAGATCAAGATACGAATGTAACATTAGATAAACAGGGTAATATTCATATTTCCGTACACACCTTAATTTATTCCAACAAACACGAAATTTATTATGAAAACCAATAA
- a CDS encoding phage tail protein, producing the protein MSEKEFQFLVLNTKADWQKCKPDNLQISDEGLRLKTGYQLVFDQQIFSQQSFSNLKTADLAVDDFGQLYLLDTKQQRIWLFDTVQNNLQLVASLAGLLDFPTKIAFSNSTIYVVNEYPVTENTIQSCIYAFSRFNWQIRWVVELPEGMKVIDLAADTKDGTLYALLDRGGQVVAKYAPSGQRIETTRFARGNIIKPTAIALENDTVYVLDCLKDYEKVVRFDANSHSTWINFRSLREQGLVPEEIEPSGLAIDSQGSVYVGDKRSLPQGEEEDRFIFRCSPSEETVEPVFAYRGAVSKMIYNRTDKLFIFNSENKVVSVLRRQQQFLRQQQELPSGSFKTVFDSTIPNQQWHKLILEREIPHNTQIKVYYSITDNQWQPEAYFAPLINPEDALILGDEEIPRPQGRYLHLKVELIGTEYETPLLKSIRVDFPRLSYLRYLPAIYQEDENSRDFLERFLSLFETFFGNLEGQIDHIVRYFDADVVNGEFLPWLSTWLAIAVDDNWTKEQLRNLMKKAPQLYQLRGTREGIAATVELFTGDRPLIYEYFQVEDNSTNNQTAEILQQLRKKYFNDNELFRFWVLLSPFQIDNEIELQSIQRLIDADKPAHTEASIKVLQPWIALDNESYLGFNSCIFEPSLSLDMGFTISHENVLNDSEEFGQIERRSRLGLDTKLN; encoded by the coding sequence ATGAGTGAGAAAGAATTTCAATTTTTAGTCCTCAATACAAAAGCCGATTGGCAAAAATGCAAACCGGATAATTTGCAAATTTCTGATGAGGGACTGCGGCTAAAAACTGGTTATCAACTTGTATTTGACCAACAGATTTTCAGCCAACAATCTTTTAGCAATTTGAAAACGGCTGATTTGGCAGTTGATGATTTTGGACAACTATATTTACTAGATACAAAACAGCAGCGTATTTGGCTTTTCGATACAGTACAAAATAATTTACAGTTAGTCGCATCTTTGGCAGGTTTATTAGATTTTCCTACGAAAATTGCTTTTAGTAATTCCACAATTTACGTAGTAAATGAATATCCGGTTACAGAGAATACAATTCAATCTTGCATTTACGCATTTTCTCGATTTAACTGGCAGATTAGATGGGTGGTAGAACTTCCAGAAGGTATGAAGGTTATCGATTTAGCAGCTGATACGAAAGATGGGACATTGTATGCTCTTTTAGATCGTGGTGGACAGGTTGTTGCTAAATATGCTCCTTCAGGACAACGCATAGAAACAACAAGATTTGCCAGAGGTAACATTATTAAACCAACTGCGATCGCTCTTGAAAATGATACTGTCTATGTTCTTGATTGTTTAAAAGATTACGAAAAAGTAGTAAGATTTGATGCCAACTCTCATAGTACCTGGATTAATTTTCGCAGCCTGCGCGAACAGGGCTTGGTTCCAGAAGAAATTGAACCTTCAGGACTAGCTATTGATAGTCAGGGAAGTGTATACGTAGGCGATAAGCGTTCGCTTCCTCAAGGTGAAGAAGAAGACAGATTCATTTTTCGCTGTTCTCCGTCGGAAGAAACTGTAGAACCCGTTTTTGCTTATCGGGGCGCTGTCAGTAAAATGATCTACAACCGTACTGACAAACTTTTTATTTTCAATTCTGAAAATAAAGTAGTTAGCGTTTTGCGTCGTCAGCAGCAATTTCTCCGACAGCAGCAAGAATTACCTTCGGGTTCCTTTAAAACAGTCTTTGATAGTACTATCCCCAATCAACAATGGCACAAGCTGATTTTAGAACGGGAAATTCCACATAACACCCAAATTAAAGTTTATTACTCAATTACAGACAATCAGTGGCAGCCAGAAGCATATTTTGCACCTTTGATTAATCCTGAAGATGCCTTAATTCTAGGCGATGAAGAGATTCCTAGACCTCAAGGGCGATATCTACACTTAAAAGTAGAACTCATTGGTACTGAATATGAAACACCGCTTTTAAAGAGTATTCGAGTAGATTTTCCGCGACTGTCTTATCTACGTTACTTACCAGCTATTTATCAAGAGGACGAAAACAGCCGCGATTTTCTCGAACGTTTTCTCTCGCTGTTTGAAACCTTCTTCGGAAACTTAGAAGGACAGATAGACCATATTGTTCGTTACTTCGACGCAGACGTTGTGAATGGGGAATTTTTACCCTGGCTATCTACCTGGCTAGCGATCGCTGTTGATGACAATTGGACAAAAGAGCAATTACGCAACTTGATGAAGAAAGCACCGCAACTTTATCAGCTGCGGGGGACAAGAGAAGGAATTGCAGCAACGGTTGAATTATTCACAGGCGATCGCCCATTGATTTATGAGTATTTTCAAGTAGAAGACAATAGTACAAATAATCAAACAGCTGAAATTCTACAGCAACTGAGAAAAAAATACTTTAACGACAACGAACTCTTTCGTTTTTGGGTTTTACTCAGTCCTTTTCAAATCGATAACGAAATAGAGTTACAAAGCATTCAACGTCTTATTGATGCAGATAAACCTGCTCATACAGAAGCTTCTATAAAAGTATTACAACCTTGGATTGCTTTAGATAATGAGTCTTACTTGGGATTTAATAGCTGTATATTTGAACCTTCTTTAAGCTTGGATATGGGATTTACTATTTCACATGAAAATGTTTTAAATGATTCTGAAGAATTTGGACAAATAGAAAGGCGATCGCGATTAGGTTTAGACACTAAACTAAACTGA
- a CDS encoding carboxypeptidase-like regulatory domain-containing protein, whose product MATNNGMESKNNSLVSFERNSYFYGKLLTVRDFELEQQYGIEKNHLFNRLVLGKGIVSGLEVGKNLTIEKDNQQDKILLKVQISQGVALDSFGREIVVSQNISETLSVNSRGKNYIYIQYKEQPTERVSQAENGYARIKETYTVFTSAEVPSAQIKGKVYVETDTDSELILGVKVEAIEPQTQIVKAITFTDAAGNYTLIVPNGTYQIKASASGFETQTSPAITVSITQQNESAKTVDLTLIPDSSKTVSLPAQDIVQQYYNDYLRTYSEPNQDTKVLLAVVNIPTDNAPPKLDLQETAKYRQIVYSNTMLYDLISKINTTNITPGDTVGSIQQLSLPGSSSQFARADHAHNLADDVVIASKINPKTFTSSDNSISIAKTKDKQSFDLKVASSVKLPVPGETATSIQPKSNPGTSPQFARADHVHNLQINQIGPDVNGNLILTPGDNINLVPGQKSNELVISTTGDTASTISTGTQELAFETDEALPKGSLVPVSVTVSSLQEGQPFSVILAPILPVDIPPITRPPLEQTQGQSGIHFVFGSNIQLPRMYVAYVPLPYNKTFEIHGFDANLADKEQKVKVVYWVIPGSATVEENQPSTSIKDQALELIKNNADGMTITGLMRELGVARSELEPELAELVEASEIQRVNNRFRISET is encoded by the coding sequence ATGGCTACTAATAATGGAATGGAAAGCAAAAATAACTCGTTAGTTTCTTTTGAACGCAACAGTTATTTTTATGGAAAATTGCTTACTGTTCGTGATTTTGAACTCGAACAGCAATATGGAATTGAAAAAAATCATCTCTTCAATCGCCTTGTTCTAGGCAAGGGTATAGTCTCCGGCTTAGAAGTTGGTAAAAATCTCACAATTGAAAAGGATAATCAACAAGATAAAATCTTGTTAAAGGTTCAAATATCCCAAGGCGTAGCCTTAGATTCTTTTGGGAGAGAAATTGTTGTTAGCCAGAATATATCTGAAACTTTGTCAGTCAATTCCAGAGGTAAAAACTACATTTATATCCAATATAAAGAGCAACCTACAGAACGTGTTTCTCAGGCAGAAAATGGTTATGCGAGGATTAAGGAAACTTATACAGTTTTTACTAGCGCAGAAGTTCCATCTGCACAAATTAAAGGCAAAGTTTATGTAGAAACTGATACCGACTCGGAATTGATTTTAGGTGTAAAAGTTGAAGCGATAGAACCACAAACTCAAATCGTAAAAGCAATCACATTTACTGATGCAGCAGGTAATTACACACTTATAGTTCCTAATGGGACTTATCAAATCAAAGCCTCGGCGAGTGGTTTTGAAACACAAACTTCACCAGCAATTACTGTTTCTATAACTCAACAAAACGAGTCAGCAAAAACTGTAGATTTAACACTGATTCCGGACTCATCTAAAACAGTATCGCTTCCTGCTCAAGATATAGTTCAGCAATACTATAACGACTATTTACGCACTTATTCCGAACCCAATCAAGATACTAAAGTACTACTTGCTGTGGTGAATATTCCAACAGATAATGCACCACCAAAACTCGATCTACAAGAAACTGCGAAGTATCGCCAAATTGTCTACAGTAATACTATGCTGTATGACCTCATAAGTAAAATCAATACAACAAATATCACTCCAGGAGATACTGTAGGCAGCATCCAGCAACTATCACTTCCAGGAAGTTCTTCACAATTTGCTCGTGCAGATCATGCTCATAACTTAGCAGATGATGTTGTAATAGCTAGCAAAATAAATCCAAAAACTTTTACTTCATCAGATAACAGTATTAGTATTGCCAAAACTAAGGATAAACAATCATTTGATTTAAAAGTTGCTTCTTCAGTAAAACTTCCTGTTCCAGGAGAGACGGCAACCAGCATCCAACCGAAATCAAATCCTGGAACTTCTCCACAATTTGCTCGTGCAGATCATGTTCATAATTTACAAATCAATCAAATAGGTCCTGATGTCAACGGAAATCTGATTTTGACACCAGGAGACAATATAAATCTCGTTCCAGGACAAAAGTCTAATGAACTAGTCATTTCAACCACAGGAGATACTGCATCAACGATTTCGACAGGGACACAAGAACTCGCATTTGAAACAGATGAAGCTTTGCCCAAAGGCAGTTTAGTACCTGTCAGCGTTACGGTATCTTCTTTGCAAGAAGGACAACCTTTTTCAGTCATACTTGCTCCTATATTACCTGTGGATATTCCTCCGATTACCCGTCCACCTTTGGAACAAACTCAGGGGCAATCAGGTATACACTTCGTCTTTGGTTCTAATATTCAACTACCACGTATGTATGTAGCCTATGTACCGCTACCTTATAACAAAACTTTTGAAATTCATGGTTTTGATGCTAACCTCGCTGATAAAGAGCAAAAAGTCAAAGTTGTTTACTGGGTAATTCCTGGTTCTGCAACTGTAGAGGAAAATCAACCCTCAACTTCCATCAAAGACCAAGCTTTAGAATTAATCAAGAATAATGCTGATGGTATGACCATTACAGGATTAATGCGGGAATTGGGAGTAGCACGGTCTGAGTTGGAACCTGAACTAGCAGAACTTGTTGAAGCAAGTGAAATTCAGCGTGTAAATAATAGATTCCGAATTTCAGAAACTTGA